The following are encoded in a window of Drosophila simulans strain w501 chromosome 3L, Prin_Dsim_3.1, whole genome shotgun sequence genomic DNA:
- the LOC27208888 gene encoding uncharacterized protein LOC27208888: protein MSQRMEYVVKGLVMVVLAFMVAQTLSDCNVCQSNQVACINSTSFYLCFGDGTPHRDQLYHCLDGFDCTNLTAICVQKSSQRPPSCGDTSQCGQCNANRNYLFACQSRGIFQMCYGATRPTGKFGYCPTGTVCDASSTAICVPEVEGQTLTCDINDELVDTTTAAPVTTETTGGTTESSTESSTESSTDSTVTTETPTTETPLTPAQMCAQKNATGLFTVIPADPYCQRYISCYFQKNVLIKSAEYNCPTDSWFVAQTQSCVYVNPGYCL from the exons ATGTCCCAAAGGATGGAATATGTAGTAAAAGGACTAGTGATG GTGGTTCTGGCTTTTATGGTGGCACAAACGCTGTCCGATTGCAATGTCTGTCAATCAAATCAAGTGGCCTGCATAAACTCCACGTCCTTTTACTTGTGTTTTGGAG ATGGAACTCCACATCGGGATCAGCTATACCATTGCCTGGATGGATTCGACTGCACCAATCTCACAGCGATTTGTGTTCAAAAGAGCAGCCAGCGGCCTCCAAGTTGCGGGGATACCTCTCAATGTGGCCAATGCAATGCCAATCGGAATTATCTATTCGCCTGCCAGAGTCGTGGAATCTTTCAGATGTGCTATGGAGCCACTAGACCCACTGGAAAATTCGGTTACTGCCCCACGGGTACGGTTTGTGATGCCAGCAGCACTGCGATTTGTGTGCCTGAGGTCGAGGGTCAAACGCTGACCTGTGACATAAATGACGAACTGGTGGACACCACCACTGCAGCGCCCGTGACCACCGAAACTACTGGCGGTACCACTGAAAGTAGCACTGAGAGCTCCACTGAAAGCAGCACCGATTCGACTGTAACCACCGAGACGCCCACTACAGAAACGCCTCTAACTCCTGCCCAGATGTGCGCCCAAAAGAATGCCACTGGTCTTTTTACCGTCATCCCTGCGGATCCCTATTGCCAGCG CTACATTAGTTGCTACTTTCAAAAGAATGTTCTTATCAAATCTGCGGAATACAACTGTCCCACGGATTCCTGGTTTGTTGCTCAAACTCAGAGTTGCGTCTACGTAAATCCCGGCTACTGTCTTTAA
- the LOC6737343 gene encoding mucin-5AC: MSSNRVCLPLGLPLVLFLLGCLVSSTRGTCNVCNAVNNLTCYSSTQMQPCQVDVLSTATPTDCPSGYVCVSGSSGVLCQPEDSASDSQADCQECNRCDETQTFACTGTQSFALCLGTDTVQDSVGTCASGYVCNINDTQICGLPAGGVMPTCSYTDDSTTTTVSSTTSSTTAAPPSTSSASTYCAAVQSQGKYAVGYNAYTTCRQYIYCTLVGGSWIGQTYTCPGSMYFDSASKMCVSTMPSTCSTTATTTSTTTAAPTTSNPEAYCQAMQSAGYYPVGTDASTTCHQYIDCFLNGGTWGGNMYTCPGSLYYNSASRTCVSTLPSTCSTTVASLTLNGVVLD; this comes from the exons ATGTCGTCTAACCGTGTTTGCTTGCCACTTGGCCTGCCGCTCGTGCTTTTCCTGCTCGGTTGCCTTGTGTCCTCGACTCGTGGCACCTGCAACGTCTGCAACGCCGTCAACAATCTGACCTGCTACTCCTCGACCCAGATGCAGCCCTGCCAGGTGGACGTCCTGtccacggccacgcccaccgatTGCCCCAGCGGCTATGTCTGCGTCAGCGGCTCGAGCGGTGTGCTCTGCCAGCCGGAGGACTCGGCATCCGACAGTCAGGCGGACTGCCAGGAGTGCAACAGGTGCGATGAGACCCAGACGTTCGCCTGCACCGGAACCCAGAGCTTCGCCCTCTGCCTGGGCACAGATACCGTCCAGGATTCGGTGGGCACCTGTGCCTCCGGTTATGTGTGCAACATCAACGACACCCAGATATGCGGTCTGCCAGCGGGTGGG GTGATGCCGACCTGTTCGTATACCGATGACTCAACCACAACCACGGTGAGCAGCACCACTAGCTCCACCACAGCGGCACCACCGTCCACCAGCTCGGCATCCACTTACTGTGCGGCGGTTCAGTCGCAGGGAAAATACGCGGTCGGATATAACGCGTATACGACCTGTCGCCAGTATATCTACTGCACTCTGGTTGGCGGAAGTTGGATTGGCCAGACCTACACTTGTCCGGGATCCATGTACTTCGACAGTGCCTCCAAGATGTGTGTATCTACCATGCCATCCACCTGTTCCACCACTGCAACCACGACTTCCACGACGACTGCGGCACCCACGACCAGTAATCCGGAGGCATATTGCCAGGCGATGCAGTCGGCGGGCTACTACCCGGTGGGTACGGATGCCAGCACCACGTGTCATCAGTACATCGACTGTTTTCTGAACGGAGGCACTTGGGGTGGCAATATGTATACATGTCCCGGTAGCCTCTACTACAACAGTGCCAGCAGAACCTGTGTCTCCACCTTACCGTCTACATGCTCCACCACAGTGGCCAGTTTGACCCTCAATGGAGTGGTTTTAGATTAA
- the LOC6737344 gene encoding uncharacterized protein LOC6737344 has product MQRQLLFLGFLLANLVTFSQAECNICSSESNVACVSKNQYQNCSANAIPTGTVYTCPNKTFCTGLPEKCTSNEAVASCNECRKCDGIIPFACTSPTTFALCNAVNEIASTEYPCLTGEVCLSQIGNPCVASPNGTSASCSYYALIDDLCIQKSSTGRFPYPNDLSCLKYVHCFRKGSTWSGNSWQCPSSKPFFSASTSTCVATKPATCA; this is encoded by the exons ATGCAACGGCAGCTGCTCTTTTTGggatttttgttggccaatctAGTGACATTTAGCCAGGCCGAGTGCAATATCTGTTCCTCTGAGAGCAATGTAGCCTGCGTGTCCAAAAATCAGTACCAAAACTGCTCGGCAAACGCTATTCCTACAGGTACCGTGTATACATGTCcgaataaaacattttgtacGGGATTGCCAGAGAAATGCACTTCCAACGAGGCTGTTGCATCCTGCAATGAGTGCAGAAAGTGTGACGGGATTATACCATTCGCCTGTACTAGTCCAAcaacttttgcactttgcaaTGCTGTGAATGAAATTGCAAGCACCGAATATCCCTGTTTGACTGGAGAGGTGTGTCTATCCCAAATTGGCAATCCTTGTGTGGCCTCACCAAACGGCACAAGTGCCTCGTGTTCCTACTATGCCTTAATAGATGATTTGTGTATCCAAAAGAGCTCCACGGGTCGCTTTCCTTATCCCAATGATTTAAGTTGCCTTAA ATATGTGCACTGTTTCCGCAAGGGTTCCACCTGGTCCGGAAATTCCTGGCAGTGTCCTTCAAGTAAACCCTTCTTCAGTGCCAGCACTTCTACTTGTGTAGCAACTAAACCGGCAACATGTGCCTAG
- the LOC6737345 gene encoding uncharacterized protein LOC6737345, translating to MLRCLILLALGVFVVIRILGIRGDCNVCASVSNVACISNTSYQFCSGSALPAGPVYTCPTGSYCTANDVTCNTDVAQRSCIGCGTCDSGNTFACLTARTFALCLGTSTPSQIVGSCGSSYVCDFNNPYICGSPAAGSQATCPGDGSGTGLDVSATTPTTYCSVVQQHGRFPYGIDLNTTCRQYIYCFLNATNWAGGLYYCPGQTYFNSTSRYCGTEVPARCTSGITSLTLTNL from the exons ATGCTGCGCTGTTTGATCTTGCTGGCACTCGGAGTTTTCGTGGTGATCCGTATTCTCGGTATCCGTGGGGATTGCAATGTGTGTGCCTCCGTGAGCAATGTGGCCTGTATATCGAACACCTCGTATCAATTCTGCTCGGGCAGCGCATTACCTGCTGGTCCCGTTTACACGTGTCCCACGGGTTCTTATTGCACCGCAAATGACGTAACGTGCAATACAGACGTGGCCCAAAGATCCTGTATAGGTTGTGGCACCTGCGATAGTGGCAACACTTTTGCCTGCCTCACCGCAAGGACATTTGCCCTGTGCCTGGGAACATCGACTCCTTCCCAGATCGTCGGAAGTTGTGGCTCAAGTTATGTCTGTGATTTCAATAATCCGTATATTTGTGGTAGTCCAGCGGCAGGATCACAGGCCACTTGTCCAGGTGACGGTAGTGGTACTGGTCTGGATGTCTCGGCAACAACACCCACCACCTATTGTTCCGTCGTCCAGCAGCACGGAAGATTTCCCTATGGCATTGATCTCAACACAACCTGCAGACA GTACATATATTGTTTTCTCAATGCAACTAACTGGGCAGGAGGCCTCTATTATTGTCCTGGACAAACGTACTTCAATAGCACATCGAGGTATTGTGGCACCGAAGTGCCAGCCAGGTGCACTAGTGGAATAACTAGCTTGACACTTACCAACTTATAA